The sequence aaatgggaattaagactgggaaccccatatgggacatggactggatccaacctgattagcttgaatccaacccagcacttagcacagtgtctggcacataataagcacttaacaaataccataaaacaaaaaaaggcagagtcaggattagagctcaggtcctctgattctcaggtctgtgctctttccactggaccatgattTTCCTCCAAAActctacatttattcattcattcatacattcatatttattgagcgcttactgtgtgcagagcactgtactaagcgcttgggaagtacaagtcggcaacatatagagatggcctctacccaacagcgggctcacattcacctCCGAATTCTTGTTGTGGTCATGTTTCCTCTGACAATACTATATTAGCTTTATTTTCTGTAGTGAACAAGCAGTTAAAAGTTTAATCTTGAAAACCATTAGTTGCTCTAGCATAAAATAAATCTAGAATCTGAACTAATAAGAAGCTGTGATGTGCTCTGAAACTGGAGAtgtttcaagtaataataataacggtgcttaagcacttactatgtgccaggtaatgtactaagcgctggggtggacacattcaaatcgagttggacacactccctgtaccacttggggctcacagtctcaatccccattttgcagatgagttaactgaggcacagaaaagtaaagtgattgctcaaggtgacacagcagacaagtggcagatctgggactagaaaccaggtccttctaactcccaggcctgtctctctccactaggacatgAAAGGCAAAGGATATTGCATTAATTCATAGTGAATCACTACTTGTTATTTTAGCATAAGCTAAGATTAAAAATCTGGTTTTGCTTCAACATGAATCATGTTTAATTTTAGGTTATGGTTTATTCTTCAGGCAGTCCACATGAATTTAAGGCACCTCTGATCACACCTGGACCTCTCCAGCCGATCGCTGAGTGAATGCTTTGGGTACTTGCCACCCCCTATTACAGGTCTCAGGGACCTTGGCATCCTCTTCTACTGGATTTCCATGCTATCCCCCACCCTCCTGAGATTCTGCCCCACCTCTTCGCAATGTCACCCGGGAGACTCCAATCCCAACCCGCCTCCCACTACCCCACAGATGGAGAGATGCAGCCACAGCCTGATGCCACAGTCGCTAAACCTCAAGAAGACTGGGCAGCCGCTcctggagcgctcactgtggccttggtgtgactgtggactctgagccacaaggagccagaaattctgctcctctagccacagtgcccCACTCACTGAGCTTTATTTTTGTCTTAGTGTTGCCTTAGTGATTTGTTTTGTCTCTCCTCATGTGTATCCATCTATATATCTTCTCCTTTTGATCTGTGAGCACTTCAAgggacagagatcgtgtctaaCTCCCACCTGTGAACTCTTTCCaagtccttggtacagtgctctgtacatagtacatatttaacacatactattattgctaccaatcaatcaatcaatcgtatttattgagcgcttactgtgtgcagagcactgtgctaagtgcttgggaagtacaagttggcaacatatagagacagtccctacccaacagtgggctcacagtctattctgaCATCCTACTGACTTCTTATTTCTCAAATGCACTACTCCGATCATCCTGGAAAACTGAAACAAAAAAAGGCAATTAACAACTACCCACAAATTCCTCTTAATGTAGttattaaaaacaaaatgaaaaacgcCTTCTCAAGAGTATACCTCTGATAAGAttcttttattgagcatttatgtacagcaTTTAGATCTTGCTCTACCCAAATTCAAGGCTTAATATTGTATGTGATACAACTTAGCATAATACAGGACTCTTTAGGAAGGTTAAGCATCTAAAGGATTTACAACAAAATGCCTAGGGTTACATTTTTTAAAGCTCTAGAAAGATTTGCCTGTTCTTGTCCACGTGACTGAGGATTTCAGATTCACATGCTGTTGGTTTCTAAACCAAAAGATCATAAAGACGTGTAATTTCAGAAGTCCAAAATACAAATACACTAAAAAAAAATGGATCCAGAAGGTGTCCTTCAGAAAGCAACTCCAACCATCAGGAAGTGATATTGGAAGATAACCGTGGCAGGAATTTTTCTTTGGTTTTAAGAATCTGgctctgaaaaacaaacaaaaaattaatggaattatattccttcctcagtttcccaaatTCAATTATTGTTTTGATCCTCTTCTAGACCTACCAAAATGTAATTACCAAACCCATTTGACATTACAAAACCAACCAAAGCTTTCTGTCTTTGAAACTCATACTGGCGCCATTTCTTTCCTGGAAGTTATTGGGAAGGACTCCAGATCCGGGAAAGAGGTGAAAAGTAGACTTTGTTACTAGAAAGGTGAATTGCTTGCTAGGACATCTTCTCATTAATAGAACCATAATGAATTCATTTTCCAATGTTGAATAATTTCAGTGCCATTAGTAGAGGTAAGCATCAATACCTGCCTTCAGTGCACTAAACACCCtttaattactttttttttcctgcagctGTAAAATTTCAGAGTCTATTTTTGCTAAAATAGTATGGCAATGATTAAAACTTGGTTTTTCCACTAAAATAAATGGGTCTCCTACAGTAGCAGAGTTTTGAGCTAATgacatgaatcaatcaaccaatcgtatttattgagcgcttactgtgtgcagagcactgtactaagtgcttgggaagtacaagttggcaacatatagagacagtccctacccaacagtgggctcacagtctaaaagggggagacagagaacaaaaccaaacatactaaaaaaataaaataaatagaatagatatgtacaagtaatgttACCTTTCACTGGAATGATAAAAACTGCCAACAGCTGCAGCACAGAAAAACCCTTTTCAATCTAAAACTCTGTCTTACCCGAATCACACATTGGGAACTTGGACTGGCTCCCTTACTGTCCAACTACCTCACATTCTTAGCAAAAAGCCTCAAaactttagaaaaaaatgatccccTCTGCTATAAAGAACTGGGGGATGATctaaccctaaccaccctaaCCCAAGACAACACTTTGAGATGCACAGCATGCATCTACATTGTCATAGCCTGAGTTTTACCTGGGGAAAATCTCTCTTCATCCCCTGAAGAGGCTGATAATGTAGGAGCAAAAGCTTTGTAGGGCCTCCCAACAATATTCCTTTGCAATCTTCACGGACTCCGTGTcattccctgcctctggccctggcAGGGTCGGTTTGACAACGGGCGGGCTGGTGGTCTTGGGTTTTCCTGTCTTTTTGATGATGCCTTTCCCTGATTGTGTTTCCTTAGCAGATTTCGGCAGGATGGAAGATCTCAGGGCCCCCTTCAGACTCGAAGCTATTTGTCTCAGCTGAGCATCAGGTGGTGCCTTCTGACACACTGAGGGCTTCAGCACAGCGACAGACTGACAGGCGTGGGGAAGTTTCTTCAGTTCCTGGGTGACCTGATTCCAATAAAGTTTGGGATTGTTCGTGAAAGGACGGCAGAGGGTTGGCTTGCCGCTGAATTCACACCAGTAAGGCTTGCCGGGGCTCTTGCATTCGATCCTGAGTTTGATTTCCAGCTGGCCGCTGACGGTTGCGGTGCAGGCGTCTTTGCCTTTAGTTTGAAAGTGAATATCTTCCCCGCTGCTTCCTTTGCTTTGTTTTAGAACCTGCCCTAGAATCCCCAGGCAATAGCTAGCTACCAAAAAGAAGCCCAGTGCCAACTTCATGGTGAGGTAGAGATGAAAACCTTGACCTGAGCAACTCAGTCCCGAGAGCAAAAGAACCAAAATGCACATCTGTTCACAATTTTAAGGTCTAGCACACAAAGAGGTCTTTCTCTTTATGGCGAGCTATATTTTCTTTGAAAAAACTCCAAAAGGCCCACATTATAAAGCTCAAAGTGTCCAATAGCCAAATTTGAGTTCTCAGTGACAATTTTCAGAGCCTAGGAATTAAGGTGAGTAGCTAAACAAACTTTTCTGGGCCACTTACACACAGTATATTTTAAGCCTGTATTTTCTATTCCCCACAAGTTTGAATTTTTATTTAGAATTGGCCAAGAATACCCAAATCCCATAAGAGGTCTCAGGCAATCTTATTAATAAGGAAgtattaataaattaaattaaatgacTCATTTCTTGGGTATGCTTGCAGATGCTTGTCATTAAATATGCTACCTTCCATATGAAATAGGAAAATCCCTACTTCACTGGGGAAAATTTTCTCATcagacactgcttctctccatcttcaaaggccttctgaaggcACACCTTTGTTACTTCAGCAATTCTCTATACCCAAGCACTTGGGTGTTCACATTCTCCATAACATTTATTATGTATCTTTATTCTCTCTAACTTcctcaatctgtaatttattttagtgtctagttcccccactagactgcaggctccttgagagcagaggtcatgtctaagacttttattgtactctctgaagctatgacagtactctgcacacagaaggtttaCTATTTTCTAGGCTTTGATGATTTTTAAAAACCCCTCTTCTGCCGCTCTAGGtggctgtcccccatggggttcacagcctcaatccccattttgcagataactgagaagtgaagtgacttgcccagggtcacacagcagacatgtggtggaggtgggattagaatctattaccctctgactctcaagcccgtactactactactactaataatgatgatagcatttattaagctcttactatgtgcaaagcactgttttaagcgctaggggggatacaaggtgatcaggttgtcccacgtggggctcacagtcttaatccccattttgcagatgaggtaactgaggcccagagaagttgagtgacttgcccaaggtcacacagctgacaagtggcagagcctggatttgaacccataccctctgaccccaaagcccgtactctatccactatgccatgctgcttcttaggtacAGAGTTGGGCCTTTGCTTCCTGACACCCCCGCGTAGGCTTGCCTTCCTGTGCCAtccgtgtatatatgtttgtacatatttattactctatttatttacttgtacttatttattccatttattttattttgttaatatgttttgttttgttgtctgtctcccccttctagactgtgagcccgctgttgggtagggaccgtctctatatgttgccaacttgtactttccaagcgcttagtaaagtgctcgcacacactaagcactcagtaaatatgattgagtgaatgaatgaatggaagagaaatGAGTGAATACACAGGAAAAATGGTAGCAGGCCCATAGTCTCAAAAGAGGATTCAAAGAAAAAGAATTAAATACTATATCCGTCCTCTTCTTCTCTTAGATATGGAATAGCCTTGCAGATATAGTCACATTCTTTATGCCTACAGTCTTTCTTTTGGATCTTAGGCCAGTGAGTCAGTGATGGTTTGCATGTTTGAATTAAGGGATGTATGAAAGAAGTTGAAGAAAGGATGGGTTGACAGTAAGGATTTTTGCACAGGGCCAGGAATGAAAACTACTAAGTTTCGGGAGAAGATTCAGTTATAGATCCCTagggtccttcccagactgagccccctccttcctctcccccttctccccccgcgtcttacctccttcccctccccacagcacctgtatatatgtatatatgtttgtacatatttattactccatttattttatttgtacatatttattctattttgttaatatgttttttttgttctctgtcttccccttctagactgtgagcccactgttggggagggactgtctctatatgttgccaatttgtactttccaagtgcttagtacagtggtctgcacacagtaagtgctcaataaatacaattgaatgaatgaaagaatgaatggatgggtaaAAGTATTCCAATGTTCTTGTGTGTGTCCAACACGGAAAACAGTTAACTTTAAATTTGTCATTTCCTAAAAGCCATTTGAGTTGACTTTttaaaacaatggcatttgttaagcatttactatgtgcccagcactttactaagcaccaggataggtacaagataatcaggttggacacagtccatgtccccaatgCGACTCACagtaaaaccccattttacagatgagggaactgaggcacagagaaggtgatttgcccaaggtcacattgcagataaATGATgggtccagaattagaacccaggtccttcggactcgcaggcccatgctctatccactaggctgtgcgcCTTCTCACGCTACTCTTCTTTTTGAAATATTTTTCCAGAAATTTGCTAGTAGAAGCAGCAGTATTAAGAACACACTATACATcaaacacatattaagcactggggaaaaattaGGCAAATTAAAAATCGACAGGATCCGTGGCCTTCAAAGTGCTCAAAATCTAGCAACAGGTTGAAACAAAGAGCAAAGCATGGTGGGGCTGATGTTGGACACGTGaggaaggcacatctctcctttccccatctcactctctcttctgaaTCAACCTGACTTtctgccttcattcatcccttctcccagccccaaagcacttatgtacgtatctgtaatatattaatttctattcatgtctgtctcctcctctagaatgcaagctcactgtgggcagggaaagtgtctgtttattgctatattgtaccctcccaagtgcttagtacagtgctctacaaatggtaagcactcaatagataagactgaatgaataaaacataaAGCAGAAAACAAACTTGAAATGACAAGAATACAatgctccccctgtagactgtatatatgtatatctgtatatatgtatatatgtatatatgtatatatgtttgtacatatttattactctatttatttatttattttacttgtacatatctattctatttattttattttgttagtatgcttggttctgttctctgtctcccccttttagactgtgagcccactgttgggtagggactgtctctatatgttgccaacttgtacttcccaagtgcttagtacagtgctctgcacacagtaagcactcaataaatacgattgattgattgattgattgtaaacttactgtgggcagggaatttgtctaccaaatctgttatatcatactctcccaagtactttgaacagtgctctgcctacagtatgtgctcaatacatacaactgattgatacagTGGAAGCAACAACTTCATTCTCCTCACTAGCCATGCAGGTCTGTTCAGAGTAAAAGTCATGACAGACAAAATCCACGAGAATCCCagtgttttaaaaaaattcttaAGATAGCAAGGAGATGGACAAATAAAGGActaactcctctagactgcaagctcattgtggacaggggatgtgactgctttttgttgtactctcccaagtacttagtgctgcGCTCAatacagtacagtaagtgctcaataaacatgattgaatggatggatcaAAGGAGAAAGATCCATTGGCTAATATTATTCATACTTAGAATCTGATTAgattaagcccgttgtgggcagggattgtctctctttattgctgaatagtactttccaagcacttagtacagtactccgcacacagtaagtgctcaataaatatgactgactgaatgaattttcacATCCAAAATACCACACAGCCCTTCAACACGCTGAAAGGAGGTGAAGCACCAATTGTGAACCACATTTGACAAATTTTTTATTGAAATAAATTGGGAACATCTTTTCCAAGtgaaaaataaaacattttaGAATCCAACATTATGAGTATCATTACACATGTGCTACCTATAGCCTAATTCTTTGGACCCAGAGAGATGGGTCTGAGCACTGACATTCGGTACCTAACAGTTCATTCGCCATGTTGCTTTACTTGCCCATTTTAAACATATTCTTCTTGGAAACAGaagctggaaaaaaaatacaagagTCCACAAAGTTTTAAAATAAATTCCTTAATTGTAACTCCATATTAACTATTTGGATCTCTTCCATAGTTTTCCTACTGTCCTATAATCCAGAAAACTACAATTAAATTAAATTCCCTTTAACAAAAATAACACAAAGATGCACAGGTTCTACTATAAATGTCCCAAATATCTCTTTTAGTTCCTTCCTTTCTCAAATTTATCTTGAAGAAatgttttatttttcctctgaATCTTATTTTCCATATGATGACATATGATCATTCAGATGCAGAATAAACCCCTAAGTGACATGGACAAAAATGAGCTACTTTGGAGTTTAAATACCCAATTTCAATCAAAACTCATTTCACAAAAGCACACACCAACACTAATCACGCTACTCTCACCTTTGAAGGAATGCAAATAATACTAAAACTTTTAACACTCGAGATTGTTGAAACCATGTATATGTACAAAATTGTATACAAAATGCTTTTTTATGTAAACAACTATATGTTTAATATATTTTTCATACAATAGTATGATCAACATCTGAGTTTTGTTTGGGCAGTTTCTTGAAGAAAACTATTTTAAACTAAACAAATACATAATGGTTTTCAATCTAGAAACCCAGcataaaaaagtaaaaaataaCTTTTCTGTTAAAGGTAAATATTGTCCTTGAAGAGTGTCAGCAAAGTAAGTTCTACCGTATAGTAGCTCCTAGGAAAACATTCAACACTTTTCTTGAATCAGGATTGAGCTCAGCAAGCCACTAAGATGGGTTTCTTAATTTGGAAAGTGCTGACACACCCAAATACAGCTAGGTCAATTCCATCTCATTTTCTGTATGAGCATGTTGAAGCTGAAATGAAGAACACAGAAGAAATTCCaaaaagttttatttttttttcccatgatcAAGGGTAGCAATACAGCAATTTAAGACAATGTGAATATTGATGAAAATCGTGTCTTTGAAATGTTGTTAGTTTTAAGTTTACAATCAGATTCGAAGACCATGCCtaacatttttttttacattctagAATCTGAAAATTCTTCATTTGAAATCCCAGATTCTCCTCGGAAACACTAAAAGCCCCCAACTTACCTCAAAATTCCAATTCCTTTACCACTGTTCCATGGAGCTAAAAAAGAACACAAACATGCTTCAGATCTCACATTGCTGCAATAAACAGAGTATTTGTTTTTAAACAAGAGATTTTAAGAATGTTGTAGGGTATTAACTGCCTTAAGGTGCACTTTGTATGGAAAACAAAAGCTATCAATGCTAAACTGTTAATGGTAGTCTTGAAAGGAACTCAACCAAAGAATTGAAACAGAGTTATTTTAATTTCCCTGTACTACCTCTGAATGTTGTTCAGAGAAGAATTAGAAGGGAATGACAGCAAATTAAATCATTTTTCcaatttttaatttatatttgaAAGGCAACATTTTTACATTCCCATTATCAGATTACAATGTCCACAGTTACTggaaaatatggaaaaaaaatcgTCAGCAGAAATATTAAAAAGTGATAATAGAAACAATGAAAATTTACTGACTGAACAATCAACAGTTTTTCCAGTCTCTGCTTCTGGCAGCAAACTATTGAAGGCAAGTAGAACTGTGATCCAGAATTTCACTTGACCTTAAATCTTTACTACTTATTCCCATGAAATGACATTTTATTAGTGTTAATGATTAAATTGAACGGTGGATAAAttatacattaatatgaatctcactggttttttaaaaatgacaatTTGAGCTCTTCATAACAAAATACACAGTTCGGGTGAATTTCAActagaaaaaaaatctgaaaagttttcttttgtttttttttatgtgtCACTTGGAAAattctatgtgccacacactgtagtaagcactggggtagatacaggctcatcagggtgggtacaatccctgtcccacctggtgctcataTTCTtacttccaattttacagattcactcaatcgtattattgagtgcttactgtatgcagagcactatcctagcacctgggagagtacaatacaacaataaacagacacagtccctgcccacaattagtttagaagtctagaggaggggagtcagatgttaatataaataaattacagatacgtacataagtgctgtgggactgggtggggggaagaacaaaggaagcaaatcagggtgatgcagaagggagtgggagtagcggaaaggggggcttagggaagacctcctggaggagttatgACTTCAATAAGGACTTGAATGGggagagtgtaattgtctgtctgatgtgaggatggagggtgttccaggccagagggaggttgtgaagGAGGGTTGgcatcaaggcacagtgagaaggttagcattacaggagctaagtgtgcaggctggcttttagtaggagattagtgaggtgagataggaggggggtaaggtgactgagtgctttaaagccatggtgaggactttttgtttgatgcagaggtggatggacaatcactggagtttttcaaggagcagggtgacattgactgaacatttgtgtagaaaaaggatgcaggcagcagagtgaagtagggactggagtggggagaggtaggaggctgggaggtcagcaaggaggctgatgataataataataataatcatcatcatcatcaattgtatttattgagtgcttactgtgtgcagagcactgtactaagcacttgggaagtacaaattggcaacatatagagacagtccctacccaacagtgggctcacagtctaaaagggggagacagagaacaaaactaaacatactaacaaaataaaataaatagaatagatatgtacaagtaaataagaagtaataaatatatacaaacatatatacatatatacaggtgctgtggggaagggaaggaggtaagatggggggatggagagggggatgagggggagaggaaggaaggggctcagtctgggaaggcctcctggaggaggtgagctctcagtagggccttgaagggaggaagagagctagcttggcggatgtggggagggagggcattccaggcccgggggatgatgtgggccgggggtcaatggcgggacaggcgagaacgaggtacgatgaggagattagcggtggaggagcggagggtgcgggctgggctgtagaaggatttctacataataataattatatataattatatataataaaaatgataggattttattaagtgtttactatgtgcaaagcactgttctaagcactggggaggttacaaggtgatcaggttgtcccaccgggggctcacagtcttaatccccattttacagatgaggtaactgaggcagcgcaaagtgacttgcccaaagtcacacagctgacaattggcagagctggaatttgaacccatgacctctgactccgcagcccgggctctttccactgagccatgctgcttctggcttcccacttgtcagccgggaaTGCTGATGCAATAATTCAGGTGGGGTGGGATGAATGAGTGTTTtcacttggtagcagtttggatggataggaaagggtggattttagtgatgttgagaaggtgggacagacaggattagTGATgaatatgtgattgaatgagagagaggagtcaaggataacaccaaggttatgggcttgagagacaggaaggatggtggtgccgtctacattcatgggaaagtcagggggaaaacAAGctttgtgggaagataaggagttcttcagagggaactgaggcactgggaagttaaaggactgcccaaggtcacacagcagacaagttgaaaaAAGTTCCTGGAAAATGGAACAAAGTCAAATAACTGGTGGTAGCAAGGTCACAATTCTAGCCAGAGCCAGGCCTCCTTCCCTCCAGATTCATATGGAATATTCTGGAATATTCACTTTCAACCAAGAGGGAAATGCTCCACCCAACCAAAGATGAAGTTGAGCTGTCCTGAGAGCAGAGTGAAGGGAAGCAAGACAGTTGGAGCTTCCTCTTGGTTGTGAGTTGTTCGACTGTGCATTCCTTGAGTATAGGGAATGTGCATTTTTCTTTTGGCattcttgcccaagtgcttaatacagtgtgctctgtactcagtaggtacttaatagtaccgtcattgattgaatgacaatttttactggattaaaaaaaaaatttaaacctTGGTGTGTCCTAGTttaatttttggaaaaaaaattgaacGTATTGAAAATATTGAAAAACAAATGAGAGTACAAGAGCACATAATGTTATTAGCTCAACTTTGTAATGAGTAAGTAGTATATTTACTAAGGCTTAGCAATGATGCATTTATGATTCTTAGTCTCCTGTGTGATTAGTGTTACTGCTGTGGATTGTTTTccattttattaagcatttatcagGCCCACTGAATAAGTTCTTTGGGGGTCTGTTGGAACATACTAGTCTGCCAAAATGATACTTTCTGACTACACATGAAAGGAAAAATTCTAAAACCTGGAAAAGGATGCACGGGATTTTCTTAAGAAACTGAGCAAGACTGAAAACTATGTAACAACTTGGTCTAATAGGCTCTTAGGGAAATCATTAGTTTGCAAATCAGTCAGTTGGTTaaccgcatttattaagcacttactgtgtgcagagcactgtactaagtgctggagagagtacagtataacaggcacattccctggccacaatgaatttacagtctagaaatgaatttgCAAGAAATGAAATTGCAGCTAACTTTACTTGCCAGGATATTAGCATGAAATAGCATTTTTGTAATCAG is a genomic window of Tachyglossus aculeatus isolate mTacAcu1 chromosome 4, mTacAcu1.pri, whole genome shotgun sequence containing:
- the FGFBP2 gene encoding fibroblast growth factor-binding protein 2 — encoded protein: MCILVLLLSGLSCSGQGFHLYLTMKLALGFFLVASYCLGILGQVLKQSKGSSGEDIHFQTKGKDACTATVSGQLEIKLRIECKSPGKPYWCEFSGKPTLCRPFTNNPKLYWNQVTQELKKLPHACQSVAVLKPSVCQKAPPDAQLRQIASSLKGALRSSILPKSAKETQSGKGIIKKTGKPKTTSPPVVKPTLPGPEAGNDTESVKIAKEYCWEALQSFCSYIISLFRG